One region of Quercus lobata isolate SW786 chromosome 2, ValleyOak3.0 Primary Assembly, whole genome shotgun sequence genomic DNA includes:
- the LOC115970795 gene encoding GATA transcription factor 21-like: MTPAYLNPPSSPCPLVEQREEDQHLKLFISPHDHKASSSLLVPTFFERKQHDEKGIKFEEPQLQEHDDEKSVEEDISKHHKLSICQSQGGDPSKSTTGPVQWMSSKMRLMQKMMNPNFQDTDKPARTMKNFPSDQRHGNGEINPPNCINNTIRVCADCNTTTTPLWRSGPRGPKSLCNACGIRQRKARRAMAEAAAAANGMVVSTNNSTTKSYKVHNKEKKSRKSHGAQYKTKCKLMDTSHSKRKLSFKDLALSLRNNSTFGRVFPQDEAEGALLLMELSCGLVHSRKFSI, translated from the exons atGACTCCGGCCTATCTGAACCCACCATCATCTCCTTGCCCTCTTGTAGAGCAAAGAGAAGAAGATCAACACCTTAAGCTCTTTATCTCACCACATGATCATAAAGCCTCATCTTCCCTCTTAGTTCCTactttttttgagaggaaacaACATGATGAAAAGGGGATTAAATTTGAAGAGCCACAGCTACAAGAACATGATGATGAAAAG TCTGTGGAGGAAGATATTAGCAAACACCACAAATTATCCATATGCcaaagccaaggtggagatccAAGTAAAAGTACAACTGGGCCAGTACAGTGGATGTCTTCAAAGATGAGGTTGATGCAAAAAATGATGAACCCAAATTTCCAAGATACAGACAAACCAGCAAGAACTATGAAGAACTTTCCAAGTGATCAGCGGCATGGAAATGGAGAAATCAACCCGCCTAACTGCATCAACAACACTATTAGGGTTTGTGCTGATTGTAACACCACCACTACCCCTCTTTGGAGGAGTGGCCCTCGAGGTCCCAAG TCACTTTGCAATGCCTGTGGTATTAGGCAAAGGAAGGCAAGAAGAGCCATGGCAGAAGCTGCAGCAGCTGCAAATGGTATGGTAGTTTCCACCAACAATTCAACAACGAAGAGTTATAAGGTGcacaacaaagaaaagaaatcgCGTAAAAGCCATGGAGCACAATACAAGACTAAGTGCAAGCTCATGGACACTTCCCACAGCAAAAGGAAGCTTTCTTTCAAGGATTTAGCTCTAAGTTTGAGAAACAATTCGACTTTTGGAAGAGTATTTCCTCAGGATGAAGCAGAAGGTGCACTCCTGCTAATGGAACTATCTTGTGGCCTTGTTCACAGtagaaaattttccatttag